The following are from one region of the Ictalurus furcatus strain D&B chromosome 11, Billie_1.0, whole genome shotgun sequence genome:
- the znf644b gene encoding zinc finger protein 644, with protein MSFTRLRVSEVSVNGRRDFSGHPSRSLWFNLRNLKAKWRQGDGWQPNIQHLTECHGDLVVAYKFPASERLAITCLDGATVLETIDAVSAMAAVRSSAEKEVETAEYCTQELSGSHTSSPTTSTCNNNNSSSSSSSSSVGPQQCQSLDSHQSLLNGAQPNPFVCGSVLAAPCTDDSLPSGALVNGSASHCTSEEPHVPNKDSSPLPGTDTNPEVLEPPCELQSNTWRKAEGHVLKAPSTRTLSESDNSDSETPLVGNDADSGAISRVGTNNSVKAGSLWDVVDSESELSESSSDNYDGLNRSLREKFMCFLLKGRILDEVVKGKIKVGGLQSASSRRRKRKTCRVKRIPMEEKVNEGFSCASLINMDLDFESSVSEERSLRQESESLKAHIDSHLGNSQDKKNLISSENVGRPNEADTYVGGQPMPLKRQLEIGLESEQSFFQCTKCNVNFKERKHLHRHMMYHLDWHNQVGQASILCPFICKECGRSFCERSSLQKHMLIHQVRRERLMEEIKDLNDLRSQGGEARLQCPQCAFRTNCPQTFIDHAKTHEKDKHYYSCEDCSHMVLSKSDMEAHQQIAHLRACQGRVIKPLGMLICKICTFRTKYRDILRKHLELVHDQPLCDYELQSHNMVADPAGSVSKQDRVTGQTEADNFSPKFLREKQKKSGAGLSTWSGGLADLFLSDKGTQKSCKSLSSSLVKWSIGSLANNLSPSSLQCDKPSKLSQPTERINVTTGLSYVEEDNQECENVVSKQNTKYLSRFDMNLAIKSAISSKAVRLDHDVVNTSKDPSPGSSLAVQKQKSPSKRKMSIPYHNTPKKIPMILPNHASPTPERLDIYSSHSGNYNGTNFDYANQANDASYPSEGIAHFLDSSDATDPVTQQGYFLKNDIHDSPDQSDLDSNVEDDDEISTLVVKEENMESAVSEDNPECTDPNLSDSYSSYCVSPVFEPDRKCCPYCPAVFESGVGLSNHIRGHLHRCGLSYEARHMLSPEQVASQDRQPRIRRRTPSLSNRIRRDKPESQTEHTCPLCLGWFDTKTGLSNHVRGHLKRIGKPISGVSKSPLCILTELLQDENEHRNILRALEAKPRISRPFVSQTFAGSEGLFLTPTGVPVKIQHSANRLVSEEGEKRKRREEKMNENSESTLVELLKKQRLDQKLAVTCHSKTARARFIVSPSKKISPEALPDSICSQGKFDGKKICIHCNATFHSGVSLSNHLRAYARRKRIAMLEGTSYDCNQKLPRSRSGPKRKAFHALHTTSEVIYTLTCRFCDLVFQGPQCVQEDWLKHLQRHLMHTAVRGTGTGMVEVPVVCEEPCAPDCVTQGL; from the exons GCTGGCGATCACATGTCTGGATGGTGCCACTGTTTTGGAAACTATTG ATGCTGTCTCTGCCATGGCAGCAGTGAGAAGTAGTGCCGAGAAAGAGGTGGAAACCGCTGAATATTGCACTCAGGAGCTGTCAGGCTCTCACACTTCCTCTCCCACCACCTCTacctgcaacaacaacaacagcagcagcagcagcagcagcagcagtgtgggACCACAGCAGTGCCAATCTTTGGACAGTCACCAAAGCCTTTTAAATGGAGCACAGCCGAACCCATTTGTCTGTGGCAGTGTCCTGGCTGCCCCCTGCACAGATGATTCATTGCCTTCAGGAGCACTTGTTAATGGATCTGCTTCACACTGTACCTCAGAGGAACCCCACGTCCCCAACAAGGATTCGTCCCCTTTGCCTGGGACAGACACCAACCCTGAGGTGTTGGAGCCTCCCTGCGAGCTTCAATCAAACACTTGGCGAAAAGCAGAAGGGCACGTTCTGAAAGCACCATCCACACGGACCCTATCCGAGTCGGACAACAGCGACTCTGAGACTCCCTTGGTGGGGAACGATGCAGATAGCGGGGCAATCAGCCGGGTAGGGACAAACAACAGCGTCAAAGCAGGATCCTTGTGGGATGTTGTTGATTCCGAGTCCGAGTTGTCAGAAAGCTCCTCTGACAACTATGATGGCCTAAACAGAAGCCTTCGAGAGAAGTTTATGTGCTTCCTGTTGAAAGGCAGGATACTTGATGAAGTGGTGAAAGGAAAGATAAAGGTGGGAGGCCTTCAGTCAGCCAGCTCAAGGAGGAGGAAACGAAAAACATGCAGAGTTAAAAGGATACCAATGGAGGAAAAAGTTAACGAGGGCTTCAGCTGTGCCTCCCTTATTAACATGGACTTGGATTTTGAGTCGTCTGTTAGTGAAGAACGTTCCTTGAGGCAGGAGTCGGAAAGTTTGAAAGCACACATAGACTCGCATCTGGGGAATTCCCAAGACAAGAAGAACTTAATTTCAAGTGAGAATGTAGGCAGGCCCAATGAAGCAGACACCTACGTGGGTGGCCAACCTATGCCATTAAAGAGACAGCTGGAAATAGGCTTGGAGTCAGAGCAGTCGTTCTTCCAATGCACAAAGTGCAATGTTAATTTCAAGGAGAGAAAGCATTTGCATAGGCATATGATGTATCATTTAGATTGGCATAATCAGGTAGGGCAAGCAAGCATCCTTTGCCCCTTTATATGCAAAGAGTGTGGGCGTTCGTTCTGCGAGCGTTCTTCCTTGCAGAAGCACATGCTGATCCACCAGGTGCGAAGGGAGAGGTTGATGGAGGAGATTAAAGATCTGAATGACCTGAGAAGCCAGGGAGGAGAAGCTCGGCTGCAGTGTCCCCAGTGTGCTTTTAGAACTAACTGTCCACAAACATTCATCGATCATGCCAAGACCCATGAAAAGGACAAACATTATTACAGTTGTGAAGATTGCAGTCACATGGTGTTGAGCAAGTCAGATATGGAAGCACACCAACAGATCGCTCACCTCCGTGCATGCCAAGGAAGAGTCATAAAACCACTGGGCATGCTTATTTGCAAAATTTGCACATTTAGAACAAAGTATAGAGACATTTTAAGAAAGCACCTGGAACTCGTACATGACCAGCCACTTTGTGATTATGAACTTCAGTCACACAATATGGTAGCTGACCCTGCAGGGTCTGTGTCCAAGCAGGACAGAGTAACGGGCCAAACTGAAGCAGACAACTTCTCTCCAAAGTTCCTCagagagaagcagaaaaaaagtgGAGCAGGGCTGTCCACATGGTCCGGTGGCCTTGCTGACCTTTTCCTGAGCGATAAGGGCACACAAAAATCCTGTAAAAGTCTGAGCTCTTCACTGGTCAAATGGAGCATTGGCAGCTTAGCAAACAACCTGTCACCATCTTCCCTGCAATGTGACAAGCCAAGTAAATTATCTCAGCCTAcagagagaataaatgtgacaaCAGGTCTCTCCTATGTTGAAGAGGACAATCAAGAATGTGAAAATGTTGTCTCCAAACAGAACACAAAATATCTCTCCAGGTTTGACATGAATCTTGCGATCAAGTCTGCAATCTCCAGCAAAGCTGTACGTCTGGACCACGATGTTGTTAACACTTCCAAAGATCCCTCACCTGGAAGCAGTTTAGCAGTACAGAAACAAAAATCTCCCTCTAAAAGAAAAATGTCCATTCCATATCACAACACTCCTAAGAAAATTCCAATGATTTTACCAAATCATGCATCGCCAACTCCAGAAAGGCTTGATATTTATTCTTCGCACAGTGGTAACTACAATGGCACGAATTTTGATTATGCCAATCAGGCAAATGATGCCAGTTATCCCAGTGAGGGCATAGCACACTTCCTGGATAGCAGCGATGCCACTGACCCCGTAACCCAGCAGGGATATTTCCttaaaaatgacatccatgACTCTCCCGATCAGTCAGATCTTGATAGCAACGTGGAAGACGATGATGAGATCAGCACACTCGTAGTGAAAGAAGAGAACATGGAGAGTGCTGTGAGCGAGGACAATCCAGAGTGTACCGATCCTAATCTCAGTGATTCTTACAGCAGCTACTGCGTGTCCCCCGTGTTTGAACCAGATCGGAAATGCTGTCCGTATTGTCCTGCTGTGTTTGAGTCCGGGGTGGGTTTGTCCAATCACATCAGAGGACATCTGCATAGATGTGGCTTAAGCTATGAGGCTCGTCACATGCTGTCACCTGAACAGGTGGCGTCTCAGGACCGGCAGCCTCGCATTCGCAGAAGAACACCCTCCCTGAGCAACAGAATCAGGAGAG ATAAACCTGAGTCTCAGACTGAACACACCTGCCCCCTGTGTCTGGGATGGTTCGATACTAAAACCGGCCTGTCCAATCATGTGCGGGGTCACCTGAAGCGGATCGGCAAGCCAATCTCAGGTGTCAGCAAGTCTCCCTTGTGCATCCTCACCGAACTCCTGCAGGACGAGAACGAGCACAGGAACATTCTCCGAGCACTTGAGGCCAAACCTCGCATCTCCAGACCTTTCGTTTCCCAGACGTTTGCAGGAAGCGAGGGCCTGTTTCTTACACCTACTGGGGTCCCAGTGAAGATCCAGCACTCTGCTAACAGACTGGTCTCTGAGGAGGgtgagaagaggaagaggagagaggagaagatgaATGAGAACAGTGAAAGCACTTTAGTAGAACTTCTTAAAAAGCAGAGACTGGACCAGAAGCTGGCTGTCACATGCCACTCTAAGACTGCCAGAGCTCGTTTTATTGTTTCTCCATCCAAGAAGATTTCTCCTGAAGCTCTACCGGACTCCATATGTAGCCAAG GAAAATTTGATGGAAAGAAGATTTGTATCCACTGTAATGCAACTTTCCACAGCGGGGTCAGTCTGTCCAATCATCTTAGGGCTTATGCACGCAGGAAGAGGATCGCCATGCTGGAGGGAACGT CCTATGATTGTAATCAGAAACTGCCTCGGTCGAggtctgggccaaagaggaaggCGTTCCACGCTCTACACACCACCTCTGAAGTGATCTACACACTGACATGCAG GTTCTGCGATCTGGTCTTCCAGGGTCCGCAGTGTGTGCAGGAGGACTGGCTGAAGCACCTGCAGAGACACCTCATGCACACTGCTGTCAGAGGCACAGGCACTGGGATGGTAGAGGTGCCAGTTGTGTGTGAGGAGCCATGTGCTCCGGACTGTGTCACTCAGGGGCTCTAA